From a region of the Terriglobia bacterium genome:
- a CDS encoding polysaccharide biosynthesis/export family protein, whose protein sequence is MRTLYIAGLILVSSSILLSGQAQQTARPQRPPLPAPLPQNEFITNRPTNTPTSSAGQEYRVGPDDLIDITVFEAPDLGGASRVSATGSMTLPLVGPINVAGRTIREVEQSVETALKSKYVNDPHVTVFVREYASQPVSIIGSVRVPGIYQIKGEKDLYGMLAQAGGLDAEAGSTIQIIRAKSASADSEEASKPAETVSINIQDLTENGKTELNVPIRAGDTINVLRAGSIFVEGEVMRPNEFVLRNGKNVTVAQAIALANGMTKDARKKDCVVFRIHKDGSKEEIKADAGKILRGEAMDVTMLPNDILFIPASKLKPAALRALDSTIAVAMGRIIYSGL, encoded by the coding sequence ATGAGAACCCTTTACATCGCCGGATTGATCCTAGTGTCGTCCTCGATCCTGTTATCCGGACAGGCGCAACAGACCGCGCGGCCTCAGCGCCCACCCCTGCCGGCTCCGCTTCCTCAGAATGAATTCATCACCAACCGGCCCACGAATACGCCGACGTCCTCGGCGGGCCAGGAATATCGCGTCGGTCCGGATGACCTGATCGACATTACGGTATTCGAGGCGCCGGACCTCGGAGGCGCCAGCCGCGTGTCGGCGACCGGTTCGATGACGTTGCCGCTGGTTGGTCCTATCAACGTCGCGGGGCGCACGATTCGCGAAGTCGAGCAGTCGGTGGAGACAGCGCTGAAGAGCAAGTATGTCAACGATCCTCATGTGACTGTTTTCGTGAGGGAGTATGCGTCGCAGCCGGTCTCGATCATCGGTTCTGTGAGGGTGCCGGGTATCTACCAAATCAAGGGCGAGAAGGATCTTTACGGGATGCTGGCTCAGGCAGGAGGCCTCGATGCTGAAGCAGGCAGCACCATACAGATCATTCGAGCGAAATCGGCTTCCGCGGATTCCGAAGAGGCGTCGAAACCTGCAGAGACCGTCTCGATTAACATCCAGGACCTGACGGAAAACGGCAAAACCGAACTCAATGTTCCGATCCGCGCGGGAGATACCATCAATGTTCTCCGCGCCGGATCGATATTCGTTGAAGGCGAAGTCATGCGCCCCAACGAATTCGTTCTTCGCAACGGCAAGAATGTCACCGTGGCCCAGGCGATCGCGTTAGCGAACGGGATGACAAAGGATGCCAGAAAAAAGGACTGCGTTGTGTTCCGAATTCACAAAGACGGCAGCAAAGAGGAGATTAAAGCCGATGCCGGCAAGATTCTCAGAGGAGAGGCGATGGACGTCACGATGCTTCCCAACGATATCCTCTTTATCCCCGCGAGCAAGCTGAAGCCGGCAGCACTGCGCGCGCTGGACTCCACCATCGCCGTCGCGATGGGCCGGATCATCTACTCCGGACTCTAA
- a CDS encoding ABC transporter ATP-binding protein — translation MYIIEIQGLEKRHGHFHLSPFDLKVEPGSILTVLGHERAGKTTLLRLLWGLDSPDSGWVRIFNTKPTEDPILFRESAGYASQLDWYYPELTTEALLEFVGGFYQNWEQHYALEVLKELGVSNWHEIGEIGDAGRRMLGVAAALGHRPPVLILDEPAAGLDPKARKNFIAFIRKLSRSQVTTIVVSSDSSDDLDGIGDGTLMLSHGLVQEVTC, via the coding sequence ATGTACATTATCGAGATTCAAGGTCTGGAAAAACGCCACGGCCATTTCCATCTTTCTCCGTTCGATTTGAAGGTGGAACCGGGCTCGATTCTTACCGTGCTGGGTCATGAACGCGCGGGAAAAACCACGCTGCTGCGCCTGCTATGGGGCCTCGACAGTCCAGACAGCGGCTGGGTCCGTATCTTCAACACCAAGCCGACGGAGGACCCGATATTGTTCCGGGAGAGCGCCGGCTATGCGAGCCAACTCGACTGGTATTACCCGGAGCTCACCACGGAAGCGCTGCTCGAATTCGTCGGCGGATTCTATCAGAACTGGGAGCAGCACTACGCCCTGGAAGTGCTGAAGGAGCTGGGCGTCTCCAACTGGCACGAGATCGGGGAGATCGGGGACGCCGGACGCCGGATGCTCGGGGTCGCCGCCGCTCTCGGCCACCGGCCGCCGGTGTTGATTCTGGATGAGCCGGCCGCCGGCCTGGACCCGAAGGCGCGCAAAAACTTCATCGCGTTTATACGCAAGCTCTCGCGGTCGCAGGTGACCACCATCGTGGTTTCGTCGGATTCTTCGGACGACCTGGACGGGATCGGCGACGGCACGCTGATGCTGAGTCACGGCCTGGTGCAGGAGGTCACATGCTGA
- a CDS encoding Uma2 family endonuclease codes for MQATTSNIRDAVDNLPPGAVLTLDNVSWDEYESVLEQFVDRSGLRITYDQGRLDFVTTSRAHGKREFFIARMVAVLAEELNIDIEGDAGSTHKRKRYLKGTEPDTCFYIGNLERIAGKEEINLETDPPPDLVIEVDKSHQSLRKLPIYAAFGVPEIWRYLVRQKTAEIHALQGETYARIPASRFFPILTNAVLARFVEQSAVEGQTPAIKAFRRWIKGRKQGA; via the coding sequence ATGCAGGCAACCACTTCCAACATTCGCGACGCGGTGGACAACCTCCCGCCGGGCGCCGTTCTTACGCTGGATAACGTGTCATGGGACGAATACGAATCGGTCCTGGAACAGTTCGTCGACAGATCCGGCCTGCGAATCACATACGACCAGGGCAGGTTGGATTTTGTGACAACCTCACGTGCTCATGGCAAGCGCGAATTTTTCATTGCCCGGATGGTTGCCGTCCTGGCCGAGGAGTTGAATATCGACATTGAAGGCGATGCCGGCAGTACGCACAAGAGGAAACGGTATCTGAAGGGAACCGAGCCCGATACGTGCTTTTACATCGGCAACCTCGAGAGGATCGCTGGAAAAGAAGAGATCAATCTGGAAACGGATCCCCCGCCGGACCTGGTGATCGAAGTGGACAAGTCGCACCAATCGCTGCGCAAGCTTCCGATTTACGCGGCATTCGGTGTGCCTGAAATCTGGCGATATCTGGTGCGGCAAAAGACAGCCGAGATCCATGCCCTCCAGGGCGAAACCTACGCCCGGATTCCCGCCAGCCGGTTCTTTCCCATCCTGACGAACGCCGTCCTGGCGCGCTTCGTCGAGCAGAGCGCCGTCGAAGGTCAGACGCCCGCCATCAAAGCGTTCCGCCGCTGGATCAAAGGCAGGAAACAAGGCGCTTAA
- a CDS encoding type II toxin-antitoxin system prevent-host-death family antitoxin → MKLLNVHDAKTHLSRLLDRVAAGEEIVLGKNGKPVAKLVPIQP, encoded by the coding sequence ATGAAGCTGTTAAACGTTCATGACGCCAAGACACATTTGTCGCGTTTGTTGGACCGCGTAGCCGCTGGTGAAGAGATCGTGCTCGGTAAGAATGGCAAGCCCGTGGCAAAGCTGGTGCCAATACAGCCCAT
- a CDS encoding biotin/lipoyl-binding protein: MRRLQIAIMAVLWLCCGCCPPEGVRVVSTTTGCISGIAVREGARVRTGDILVQLDTRALLSRRASLLTRIDLAELRRTDASALYRELEQLQLDLTRLTIIAPSEGRLAWLAPLRPGGTVRPGQLVAVIAKRKRASAQQ; this comes from the coding sequence ATGCGGCGGCTCCAAATCGCAATAATGGCGGTCTTATGGCTGTGTTGTGGATGCTGCCCACCCGAAGGAGTTCGCGTGGTGAGCACGACAACCGGCTGCATCTCCGGAATCGCCGTTCGCGAAGGCGCACGCGTCCGCACCGGCGACATCCTGGTGCAGCTCGATACCCGGGCGCTGCTAAGCCGCCGCGCCTCGCTCCTCACCCGCATCGACCTTGCCGAACTGCGCCGCACTGACGCGTCCGCGCTCTACCGCGAACTCGAGCAACTCCAGCTCGATCTTACTCGCCTCACGATCATCGCACCCTCCGAAGGCCGCCTCGCCTGGCTCGCGCCCCTCCGCCCCGGCGGCACGGTGCGACCTGGACAGCTTGTCGCAGTTATAGCGAAGCGCAAGCGCGCCAGCGCGCAGCAGTAA
- a CDS encoding peptidase domain-containing ABC transporter, with translation MRFRYPIIHQHDATDCGPAALAMILAHHRRRIGLPRLRELAGTDRRGTTFAGLAAAAEQLGFSPNPVRATQESLASLQLPAIAHFHNHFVVLYKVTRRHLIIGDPAAGLRKLPREQFLKAWTGAMILLRPTVSLRSAAGSKSPFLQLCSYLLPHYPLFLDACLAAVSMTILGLASSYFIQVLVDSVLVQGQTPALNKLALGMLAVTLSRAGFLAVRTRLLAHLSLRIDAETMLGYHRHLLGLPLSFFCSCRTGEILSRLSDAIKIRTAATVTGLSIIADSVLIITTAAAMFLMNWRLTLQSLQPIPLLACSIWLLNRPMRRHQQAAMEKSAELEAQIVESIGAIHDIKAFRAESRITRQTEARFIEMQREVHAAQRIASYSTTITSLIAGISPLGLLWIGGHQVIAGTLSTGRLMGLYTLLSAILGPVERLASANQPIQEAVTAAGRLGDVLELEPESRKERAPAIDRPLKGAVEFQNVGFSYGARRPLFEGVNLKIEAGECAGITGESGCGKTTLVRLIARLLEPKSGRILIDGADARDYTLTCLRREIAYVPQDIVLLNCSIAENIRLASPLASNLEIRAAAETARVSEFAERLPDRYDTQVGERGLALSGGQRRQIALARAIVANPPILILDEPAGHLDAPSELAVQAVIDSRRGRATTIVISHRPVQVDRILELCGGSKSQ, from the coding sequence ATGCGATTCCGATATCCCATCATTCACCAGCACGACGCAACCGACTGCGGTCCCGCAGCCCTGGCGATGATCCTCGCTCATCATCGCCGGCGCATCGGGCTTCCGCGTCTCCGCGAGCTTGCCGGCACGGACCGGCGCGGCACGACCTTCGCCGGTCTCGCCGCCGCGGCCGAGCAGCTCGGCTTCAGCCCGAACCCTGTCCGCGCAACGCAGGAATCTCTTGCTTCCCTCCAGCTCCCGGCGATTGCGCATTTCCACAATCATTTCGTCGTGTTGTACAAGGTGACGCGCCGGCATTTGATCATCGGGGATCCCGCGGCCGGCCTGCGCAAGCTCCCGCGCGAGCAATTTCTCAAAGCCTGGACCGGCGCCATGATTCTGCTCCGGCCGACCGTAAGCCTGCGAAGCGCGGCCGGCTCGAAATCGCCTTTTTTGCAATTGTGTTCGTATCTCCTGCCTCACTATCCCCTATTCCTGGATGCCTGTCTGGCGGCAGTCTCAATGACGATCCTCGGCCTCGCCTCATCTTATTTCATCCAGGTGCTTGTGGATTCTGTACTGGTCCAAGGGCAAACACCCGCCTTAAACAAACTCGCGCTCGGAATGCTGGCCGTGACACTGTCGCGCGCCGGCTTTCTGGCAGTGAGGACCCGCCTCCTAGCCCACCTCAGCTTGAGGATCGATGCGGAGACGATGCTTGGTTATCATCGTCATCTGCTGGGACTGCCGCTTTCTTTCTTCTGTTCGTGCCGGACCGGCGAGATCCTGTCCCGCCTGTCCGACGCGATCAAAATCCGCACGGCCGCCACCGTGACGGGCCTCTCCATCATCGCCGACTCGGTGCTCATCATCACGACTGCCGCCGCCATGTTCCTGATGAACTGGCGCCTCACGCTGCAATCGCTGCAACCGATCCCGCTGCTGGCCTGCTCGATCTGGCTCCTCAACCGCCCGATGAGGCGTCATCAACAAGCCGCGATGGAAAAAAGCGCGGAGCTCGAAGCGCAGATCGTCGAGAGCATCGGCGCGATTCACGACATCAAGGCGTTCCGCGCGGAATCGCGGATCACCCGCCAGACCGAAGCGCGATTTATCGAAATGCAGCGCGAGGTCCACGCCGCGCAGAGAATAGCCTCTTACTCGACGACGATCACGTCGCTGATAGCAGGCATCTCCCCACTCGGTTTGCTCTGGATCGGCGGACACCAGGTGATCGCGGGAACGCTGAGCACCGGCCGCCTGATGGGCCTGTACACGCTGCTGTCTGCGATCCTCGGGCCGGTCGAACGCCTCGCCAGTGCCAACCAGCCGATCCAGGAGGCCGTGACCGCGGCCGGCCGGCTCGGCGATGTGCTGGAGCTGGAGCCGGAGTCGCGCAAAGAGCGCGCGCCCGCCATCGATCGCCCTTTGAAAGGAGCCGTCGAATTCCAGAACGTCGGGTTCAGTTATGGCGCGCGGCGTCCGCTGTTCGAAGGCGTGAATCTGAAGATCGAGGCGGGCGAGTGCGCCGGCATTACCGGGGAGAGCGGCTGCGGCAAGACGACGCTGGTGCGCCTGATCGCGCGGCTGCTCGAGCCGAAATCCGGCCGCATCCTGATCGACGGCGCCGACGCGCGCGACTACACCCTGACCTGCCTGCGCCGCGAGATCGCTTATGTCCCCCAGGACATCGTTCTATTGAACTGCAGCATCGCCGAAAACATCCGGCTGGCCTCGCCGCTCGCCTCCAACCTGGAAATCCGGGCCGCCGCCGAAACCGCACGGGTCAGCGAATTCGCGGAACGCCTGCCGGACCGATATGACACGCAGGTGGGTGAGCGCGGCCTGGCCCTTTCCGGCGGCCAGCGCCGGCAGATCGCGCTCGCCCGCGCGATCGTGGCGAACCCGCCGATCCTGATTCTGGACGAACCCGCCGGCCACCTCGACGCGCCATCCGAACTCGCCGTCCAGGCCGTGATCGATTCGCGCCGCGGCCGCGCCACCACGATCGTGATCTCTCACCGGCCGGTCCAGGTGGACCGCATCCTCGAGCTATGCGGCGGCTCCAAATCGCAATAA